The genomic stretch AAGTTCAACATCTTTACCAGTAGTGTTTTTGTACAACTTCGTACCATCCTTAACACTTCCTTTGCACTTGTGAGCCAATATCTTGTTCTTCTTTGTTAACATAGAAATCTGCAGGCACAATTAAGACCAAACCAGCTAATGATTATTGCACAATATAAGAACATGTAAAGCAGTATCCAAATCTGTGGTAATTTATGCTATCCAAATATCACATGGAACACCGATAATTAAGAAAAACCATTGGCAGAAACAGAGAACAACAATTGCTAAGTCAAAAGTTCGAAGCTACTTAAGGTACCTTAGCATGCAGACTGAAACCAGAAGCTCATAATTAATGTTTAGTGAATATGTTCCAATCTAAAAGGGTCATGACAATTAGGAATAACTCAATAGGCACTAAGTCAAAAGTTCGAAGCTACTTAAGGTACCTTAGCATGCAGACTGAAACCAAAAGCTCATAATTAATGTTTAGTGAATATGTTCCAATCTAAAAGGGTCATGACAATTAGGAATAACTCAATAGGCATACCAAACAGTATTATGAAAAGAGCTCTGTGACTGTATACAGGTACCTCTATATAGGATAACTCTTGACCATAAAGCTTAAGGATTATTAATCTAATTTAAGAGGGTACGTGTGTTGCTCATTCTATGATGCGCCGAAGTTTTGACAAAAATATCGCCAACTATCCAAGTCGCATTCATACCGAGTTATCAACTATCATCTCAAGTTCCAGCACATACAGTTTGTACCAACATCAAGTCATCAACAAGACTAATCAAATACCAAAAACAGTATGTCTGGTTCCATCTGTCCAAACTCCAAAATATAGCCATTCAACATTCAAACAGAGTTCCATGCAAACTCTTAAGAGTTACTAGGAATCTTATAAGTTATGGTTAATTTATTAACTATCTAAAGTTGGAATCCAAAATATCAACCCAGCACATAAAAATCAAATTATCATATTTAAGAATTCTTCGGAATGACTGAATCATCATGTTAGCCTGTATGTACAGGACCCCTAAAAAAACGTGTATGCACAGGAATGAGGAAGCAGCAATAAGAGTCAATAATGAAGAACTTTAATGGTGTGTATGCAATCGTGCATATACCTGGAGATGAAGTCGTTCTCTTTCCATTGCTAGTTTTGTGACCAAGTCAGTAATAATTTTAGTTCTGATACCAATGTCCTTGACAGTGGATATTTTCACATGGTTGGCTTCACGTAACGAGTTTTCTAGACTTTCAACTCGACCTCTCAGAAATGATAGCTCTTCACTAAGTTCCAAATTAGTGTCAGTTAATAATGTACACTTTGATTCAGCATTTAGAGCCCTGGTTTCAGCTTTAGAAAGCTTTCCTTTCAGATCTTCAATCATATGCTCCATGTCAGATATTGTAGATTTCAGCATAATCTTCTGTTCAACAATGGCATCAACTGATGCCTTTGCATGCTCCAACTGGGCATTTGACTCCATCAATTCCCTCTCCAGAAGATTGGCCTTGTCTGAACCCTGGCTTTTAAGAGAGCTTAGCTCCCCACTGAGTTCAATATTATCTTTCGTTAACTGCATGCACCTTACCTCAGCATTTTGTGCTCTATTTTCAGCTCTCAAGACATCATCTTTGAGATTCTTAACAATAGTTTCCAGTGTGCTTAGCTCAGTGTGCAGCACATTCTGCTTTTCCTGACTTGCTTCTGATGATGCCTTTGCTAACAACAACTGCGAATCAGATTCCCTTATATGTTTTTCTAGTTCCTCCACTTTATGTTGCAAGGACAACAACGCCTGATTCTGCACAGCTTCTTCAGCTGCAACTTTTTTACTATCTTCTTGCATCCTCGTCTCTTggtttgttttcagaaaagatAGTTCCATCAAGCTGTCTTCTAACTTCGAGTTGAGATCATCTTCTCTAGATATGGATGCACTTAAATGGAACTGTGTGGTATTAAGTCTACTTATAAGTTCCCTGGATGTTCCCAAGAGTAACTCAGAAGCATTTTCTGCTTCAAACAATCTCCCCGAATTAGTTTCTGTTAATTCTTCTAGGAAATATATTTCTTGTTTTCGGTGATGAAGCTTCATTTCAAGTTCTTCTACAACATATCTCGAATCAGAGAGCTTCTTTTCAAGATCTAGCTCACTTGCTATGGATTGCTCTAGCATCTGCAAAACATTTCTCCGTTGATCTTCTGTCTGCATACTAGTGTCGGATGACATATGACCATTTTCACACACACCGTGTTCAGTAATTCCTGTACAAGTGCAGTTAGAAAGGGATGCAGTTGACGCATACAGAACATAGGGATAGGTGGGCATTACCTGCTTGGTCGCTGGAAAACTCAATAGCTTTCTCGAACTTTGCAGACTCCTTTCTGATATCAGCAATTAGATCCTGCATCTGTTTCAAAGAAGACATAGCAGCATCCAGCTTAGCTTTAACCTTGCCTCCAGACTCTTCATCATAAACCTTGTGCTCAACATTTCTAGCGTCAATCTGAAGAGAACTAATCATGTCATCTAACTCTTGGACTTCTGCATCGAGGATACCGTACAAGAGGTCCAACTCGAAAGCATTTTCAGCAGTCTCGGAAGAAACAGATTCGTTTTCCCAGGTAAGAGGCTCAAAATCAGTAGCTCGGCGAGCTATTTCCATCACCAGCATCTCCAAATTTAGTAATTTCTCAGAGGCAAATGCAAGTTCGAGTTCTACTCTTGTAAGGCTTTCCATGTTGGTTCCAACTAAATTCATCCTATCTCCTCCAGGCAGGGTATTTTCTTGGACAGAAACGCCATTTATGGTGGTATCGACATTCATCATTCCTTGTCTGCCTCCTGCACATGAGGTCGCATTAAAATAAGAAGGCATTGATATGAGATACATACAAGCAACAGGTTATACATAAGATTAATATAGTACTACCTCTgttcataaatagatgccaaaagtttttctaaatttgaatgtatctagacacgattTAATGTATACATACATCTGAATTTAAataaatctttggcatctatttatggacggagggagtaatatagaTGAAATACGGAAGGAAACCAAACGAATAACAAAAACCAGAGCATGAACAATGTGTTTTAGCTTACGGGTCATAGGATCACAGGCGGACCTTAGTGGGGGCGAAATGGGCCGTCGCCCCCCAGCAAAATGCAGATTTTAGTAGTACTCGGCAGTATTTTCAGCCCATACGCCAGGCTCCCCAGCAAAATGCATCGTCcgctcaaaggaaaaaaaaaatagacCTGTCTGCACTGCATCTACGCGAGGACACCAACGACTGCGACTGTGCGATGTGCTCCCGTCGCTCGTGCTGCCGGTGAGCCGGTCGACCACATCCCACACTCCAACTCCTCCGCCTCCAGCGCTGGGTCTCCGCGGGCGCTCCACCATATCCGCCTATGAAGATCCTGCGCGCAAACTCCGCCTGCCCGCTCGCTCCAATTGCCTCCTCACGACCTCGGCTGCAGGCTGCAGCTGCGGGCTGCTGGCCAGCCGGCGAGGCGGACCCTCTCTTTCCTAGCTGCTGCTGGTAATTTCGCCTGTGATTCTAAAGTCCCAGTTTCAATTTAGTTCTCATTCTTGCATCTTCGATTTGAGGAAAATTCCAGCTATGTAAAGAACTTTGCAGTAAATCTAAACTGTGTTTACAAATTGTTGTTTCTGTAGCACATTGTACTGAAGGTTACCAGATTTCATGACCACTTCCATTTCTTAGGTAATTGTCGGAACCAGTACAAACCGAGTTTTTTGGGGTTAATAATACCAGTGtgtaatataatatgaaattgttAGTACCTGATCTGGTTTTGTGGGGGTGTTCTTGCTTTGGAAAATATATGACATCACAAGAAAATCTGTACTCTTTCTCTGAGATATATGATACAAGCgagttcttttcttttgtttccgAGTAGTTTTGGCATATATTGCTGCTGTTGAACCTATCTTATGGACAAATCAATCGAATTATATAAGTATTTGAAAATACTACAAATTCTAGCTTTTTGTTGTCATATAATTTGGTGTTCCCAATAAATTTACATGTTAATTTGAAGCTTCGCCCCCCCAAGGATTTTCTGCAAGGTCCGCCACTGCATAGGATGGTCGGCAGTTAAATATAGCTGATGGTAACATCAGCATGCCAACGGCCCAATTGGACCACAGCAATCTAGCAAAAACTATGTGAGCTCATCGTATATTCAAGTATCAATCCAGCAGGACAGAACCCACATAACTAGCTCCTCGAGGTAGGCATCAGCACATTGGCAGTGtgccggcaggggcggaactagaGGTGTGCCTGAGTGTGGACCGGCGCACGCAGAAATCGGGGAGACCGGTGGGGTTGAAGTAATTGCAGCTGAAAACAGGCTCATACCTCAAAACCCGATGGCCAGCAGCCAGCAGGTATGCGATGTCGCGATGAGCGAAGAGCTGGaacggcgatgccggcgacgcgCCTGAGAGGCGGCGGAGGGGAGAGAAGCTTGAGGCGTCGGCGTCGGAGTCGACTGGAGAAGGAAGTCAGGACTCTAGGAGAGATTCAGATCGGCGTTGGGTCGGGTTGGTAAGTCAGGATTACggagaggaagaaagaaatgtaccGGCCGGCGGAGACTGGAGAAGTGGAGAGGAAGTGGAGAGATCAGTTCAGACATACCGTCAGTTTACGAGTTCGAGCTAAAATTTGGCGCCGATCAGTGACCTAAAAGGGTCAAAACCGAAAAACTTGTTTCGGGCCAAGACCGAAAATTCAAagcggcctgtatttgtaggggtcgaTCGAGCGAACCGAACTCCCGATCCCTATCTAgggcgcgctgaaatttcagctgACGCTACCGCTCGCTCGCTCCTTCCCCGCACCGCCAccacactccgccgccgccgccccgcccgatTCGCCCGAGCCCCACATCTCGGAGGTAGCGCCGGTCGCCCCGCACCCCGCCCGCTGTTCCTCGCCCAACTCCGGCtgccgcccccaccgccgccgctgccgctccgtccgaatcgaggatgagctcgggcGACGAGTTCGATCTGTCGGATTCGTCAAGCTCCAACGattccgacctcgacgagctgctccaGGATGACGAGATGGAGGCCACCATGCTCCTCCTCTCCGTCAAGGACCTGGAGGACCGCGCGAAGCTGCTGAATCGGAGGCGCGGCTCCGTGTTCGGCCGGAACcacatgtaatatcccaggatttggggttacaaaaatagaggaaattgatgtgtgcattgcattcatgcatagaaaatctggggaattttcgcgctttaaagtaaaacagtcacagtaactgaagtttcacttgacgttggtggaattgaagtagctcatcaagtcaaactctataaacctcaatgtgatctttgataaaaccttgttttgggtagagatgatttgatctaagggattagatcaaatggaattaaaactaaaacaataacactttaatcaatgattaattgcttgatcttataaaagatcataatatggtaatccttgccataacatatgaacatccatttaattggaaatcaagtaacaataattggagaaactattcttgacttatcttttccatgtcttaaaccaatctatgttcctaccatgagcctcatggtattcattttacttcattcttggaaacatgacaaggagatcaactctagaaatatatatccttctctattccaaattaatatacatcaaactctagagaggtgagagttctatattgtttattagagaagcaatggcaaactttgagctaaaccttggatatgcattcATGTAGTCAAATTACcatctttaagaagaaccctaggatattattcaagacaattcctagagagagaacccatttatgttaaacatagatattgatgatcacatcattctctatggagcctaaccttaggttagtattgaagtccttcccaaatgaaatAAACCATAGATACCAatattagctttacctatttaagaatcaaggacaatcttggaattaaagtattaggagataaaccatttcatcttgaaatggtgagataacctaatatcacatggaataagattacatccatgaattgataaagtaaggaggagactaatccatccaagataaccaagtggagtCTTAGTCTAGATACCTAATAAAATATTagaagtacaccataaaccctaggataactattcctatatgagagggatcaagctatggagttacacacaagtagttgaggcaacacttgaacctTAGGGAGATAATTAACCAATCAtcaagatgattatatcatcataccttgagaagaactctaagtaattatctcaggcattttcctgggatataaactattgaggtaaccatagccatgtccatccaAGATAGTATAATAGAAGTACTACACATagatgatcaagacaatacttgatcttagaagtgagaaacctatgccATGAGAGATACCTTAAGAAGCCAaacccttgatcattataaattaagtaatgagcataaaccctaagaacttgaggtagaaatattaagaacaagttgatcatgtataCCTCATGACCATGctatggagaaatagaagaataagccataagttcaATCCTATataataagtagatatcattcaccacatgaaattatagggagattactagtaagcaaacctaggcttatatcccaaccttaacttgttaatcacttggtgatcataagtagaatcctaccacatctacattccacttattccttagttaaagaacctaagaaaaccttagagtcaaactctatactttatgtggtgagaaaccattcattcttataaccaaagttaactataaaaagaactataaccactttagttactttaatgataaattaaggataataatagaagtctattggtagaagataaaaccaattctcagatccttactaactaaaggagcacatgaaatattaagcaagcaaccattttatcatgcattggggagagtaaacctaaccaatgcaatatggtgtcatctcatctctataacCAGAATTGCATCCTCATTAATATCTTCTGCTTaattcatgaacataagaaaaccttgtgctacattttataattaaaaccatatgtgtagtgatcaaccatttatctttgtaaccaagatcaaccataaTGGAAATAATActtacttagatactttcaaagataatggTAAAATTAAACTTAAAAGGGGTTATAATAGaaaattataaaaccctaatacattggtgctcacataaaatcatatgtaagtcatccactcCTCAATAGAAACCAAATCTTAATAACAACCTCTGAAATTCTATGAGTTGaaattatcaactctattaattccaaaCAGGTTTAagtcacaagaaaaaggaaattaaaattagTGCATCAAATCATGCTTAATGAAAATTtgcaataaagctcacatatattaaatgtttATTCAAGAATAAATCAGAAATACAATGATCCTTTATTTAGTCCCAATGAAATTCAAACTATAAAATGCCTGCAAGGTATAAAATAATTTAAATTGAATTTAAAACAGAATGCAAAATAGAaaatcaaaacagaaaataaaacagaaaaataaaagaggAGAAAAGGACTTACCAGGCTCACCTGGCCGCCACAGCCCACCACCACATCCCAGCAAGCAGCCCACGAATGtagcccagcccagcccataTACCTCTTCGCTGGATAAGACCGAAGAGGAGCTCACCATCTTCGTCTTCGCTTGCGTCGACGCACAGCAGCTCGCCACCGCGATGGAGAGGCCACGTCACGTGGTCGTCGCCACCGTTGCTGACCGCCAGCACACTCGGGAGACCGTATAAAACGCATAGAAGCTCCCAGATCGACTCCCTTTCGTCTCCATCGTCCGAATTTCTGAAACCCTAGCCTCAGAactccgctcgccgccggcgattGAGGCAGCCCCGTGCCTCGCCGAGGATACTCCCATCACCACCGTCTTCTCCTCGTTCTCCTCGTCGTCGCGTGAGGGTCTGGTGATGACGAATTCGGCCATCTTCTCCGACTACCGCCGCCACGGTCATGGACGATATCATCGCTGTCCGGCCATCTCAGCCTCGCCTGAGCATCTCTGCACAACAAGGGTGAGATCACGCTTCTCCCGAGCTCCTTATTTGGCCCCAACATGCCCCGTAGCTTGCCCCCGCCGTAGTCCGCCGCACGCCGCTGCTGTTTGTACTCGCCGGAGACACTCCGGCAACCAatagggagcggcgccgccaccttctGGCTCAGCAGCACGCCGCGCGTCTTCCCTGCTGCTCAGGATGGGCGCGGGAGCCCGCATCGACATCGCCGTCGGAAACTGGTCGTCGGCCGGCCACTTCCCTGCCACATCGACGCCACGGTCGCAGCTGACATAGGCTCTGGTCCACTGGTCAGTGTCCCTGCAGGCCGGGTGTGTTTAGTAGATTcaattttaattcaaattcaataattactgaaactttgtagATATTTAGAaaaatcattataattcagaaaaatataaataagatatcaaaattcttataaaaataaaatatatccaataaaaatataatatgcaatttttattttaaataaaaatgtaattgtttaatacttaatatttaagcttttcttttattcttaattgaattaaaaattcaataattaggaaaactttccaaattaaataaaaaccagtaaataaagaaagaaaacattaaaactaattttctttattttttattttgttaaatccttattacaaggatttaaaccctagttaataattgtcttaattattaattctttaaaaataagaaaatgtcaaatccaatatttttttatttcaaagttattaataacttcaactttataatgaagttaataACCTAAGAATTATATGGttattaggaaaccctaattccatattaaataaagaacacaacctcataattttatgtggaaccctaaaaccctaatccaattaTGAACCAAATCCTAACTCCACTATTTCATAtgaaccttaatttgtttctaaACCAAAAGCCTAGgttcaacatgtgatcatgacaTTTTATCTTCAGGCCTTCCACCTCCACGCGGCATTGCTCCGTCAGGCTTTCGCCCATTGCGGAAAATTCCCCACTGCTGCCTCCCGTAGGAGTCTGGGCCGTGTCTCAGTCCCAGTGTGGCTGATCATCCTCTCGGACCAGCTACTGATCATCGCCTTGGTAAGCTATTGCCTCACCAACTAGCTAATCAGACGCGAGCCCCTCCTTGGGCAGATTTCTCCTTTTGCTCCTCAGCCTACGGGGTATTAGCAACCGTTTccagttgttgttcccctcccaaGGGCAGGTTCTTACGCGTTACTCACCCGTCCGCCACTGGAAACACCACTTCCCGTTCGACTTGCATGTGTTAAGCATGCCGCCAGCGTTCATCCTGAGCCAGGATCAAACTCTCCATGAGATTCATAGTTGCATTACTTATAGCTTCCTTATTCGTAGACAAAGCAGATTCGGAATTGTCTTTCCTTCCAAGGATAACTTGTATCCATGCGCTTCAGATTATTAGCCTGGAGTTCGCCACCAGCAGTATAGCCAACCCTACCCTATCACGTCAATCCCACAAGCCTCTTATCCATTCCCGTTCGCTCGTGGCGGGGGAGTAAGTCAAAATAGAAAAAACTCACATCGGGTTTAGGGATAATCAGGCTCGAACTGATGACTTCCACCACGTCAAGGTGACACTCTACCGCTGAGTTATATCCCTTCCCCGTCCCATCGAGAAAGAGAATTAACGAATCCTAAGGCAAAGGGGCGAGAAACTCAAGGCCACTCTTCCTCCGGGCTTTCTTTCCGCACTATTATGGATAGTCAAATAATGGGAAAAATTGGATTCAATTGTCAACCGGTCCTATCGAAAATAGGATTGACTATGGATTCGAGCCATCGCACATGGTTTCATAAAATCTGTACGATTTTCCCGATCTAAATCGAGCAGGTTTCCATGAAGAAGATCTTGTTCAGCATGTTCTATTCGATACTGGCAGGAGAAGAACCCGACTCGGTATTCTTAAAAAAAGAGGGGAAGCAGAACCAAGTCAAGATGCTATGGGTCGCCCCTTCTTCTTGCGCCAAAGATCTTACCATTTCCGAAGGAACTGGGGCTACATTTCTTTTCCATTTCCATTCAAGAGTTTCTATCTGTTTCCACGCCCTTTTTTTGAGACCTCGAAACATCAGGACAAATTACTTCTCTTAGGAACACATACAAGAAAAAGGATAACGGTAGCCCTCCCATTAACTACTTCATTTTCATTTATGAATTTCATAGTAATAGAAATCTATGTCCTACCGAGACAGAATTTAGAACTTGCTATCCTCTTGCCTAATAGGCACAAATTTACCTCTGTAGAAAGACTGATTCATTCGGATCAGATCGATATGAGGACCCAACTCCCTTGCATTGCCAGAATCCATGTTCGATATTTGAAGCGGGTTGACCTCCGTGCTTCTCTCATGGTACAATCCTCTTCCTGCTGAGCCCCCTTTCTCCTCGGTAACTAATAGAATAGTACTACTAACTAATACTACTAACTAATACTAATATATAGATAATCAAAATTGAAAAGAACTGTCTTTTCTGTATACTTTCCCCGTTCTATTGCTACCGCGGGTCTTATGCAATCGATCGGATCATATAGATATCCCTTCAACACAACATAGGTCATCGAAAAGATCTCGGACGACTCACCAAAGCACGAAAGCCAGTTAGAAAATGGATTCCTATTTGAAGAGCGCCTAACCGCATGGATAAGCTCACATTAACCCGTCAATTTTGGATCCAATTCGGGATTTTTCTTGGGAAGTGTCGGGAAGAAATTGGAATGGAATAATATAGATTCATACAGAGGAAAAGGTTCTCTATTGATGCAAACGCTGTACCTAGAGGATAGAGGAAGAGGGAAAAATCGaaatgaaataaataaagaatAAAGCAAAAAAATAAGTCGAAGATAGAAGAGCCCAGATTCCAAATGAAGAAATGGAAACTCGAAAAGGATCCTTCTGATTCTCAAagaatgaggggcaaggggattGATACCGAGAAATATTTCTTCTTATTATAAGACGTTATTTGATCCGCATATGTTTGGTTTGGTAAAAGAACAATCTTCTCCTTTAATCATATCATAAATGGAAAGTATTCAATTAGAACATGAAAACGTGACTCAATTGGTCTTAGTTAGTCTTCGGGACGGAGTGGAAGAAGGGCGGAGACTCTCGAACGAGGAAAAGGATCCCTTCGAAAGAATTGACCGAGGAGCCGTATGAGGTGAAAATCTCATGTACGGTTCTGTAAAGGGACAGTAAGGGTGACTTATCTGTCGACTTTTCCACTATCAACCCCAAAAACCCAACTCTGCCTTACGTAAAGTTGCCAGAGTACGATTAACCTCTGGATTTGAAATCACTGCTTATATACCTGGTATTGGCCATAATTTACAAGAACATTCTGTAGTATTAGTAAGAGGAGGAAGGGTTAAGGATTTACCCGGTGTGAGATATCGCATTATTCGAGGAACCCTAGATGCTGTCGCAGTAAAGAATCGT from Lolium rigidum isolate FL_2022 chromosome 4, APGP_CSIRO_Lrig_0.1, whole genome shotgun sequence encodes the following:
- the LOC124649371 gene encoding WPP domain-interacting tail-anchored protein 1-like, yielding MMNVDTTINGVSVQENTLPGGDRMNLVGTNMESLTRVELELAFASEKLLNLEMLVMEIARRATDFEPLTWENESVSSETAENAFELDLLYGILDAEVQELDDMISSLQIDARNVEHKVYDEESGGKVKAKLDAAMSSLKQMQDLIADIRKESAKFEKAIEFSSDQAGITEHGVCENGHMSSDTSMQTEDQRRNVLQMLEQSIASELDLEKKLSDSRYVVEELEMKLHHRKQEIYFLEELTETNSGRLFEAENASELLLGTSRELISRLNTTQFHLSASISREDDLNSKLEDSLMELSFLKTNQETRMQEDSKKVAAEEAVQNQALLSLQHKVEELEKHIRESDSQLLLAKASSEASQEKQNVLHTELSTLETIVKNLKDDVLRAENRAQNAEVRCMQLTKDNIELSGELSSLKSQGSDKANLLERELMESNAQLEHAKASVDAIVEQKIMLKSTISDMEHMIEDLKGKLSKAETRALNAESKCTLLTDTNLELSEELSFLRGRVESLENSLREANHVKISTVKDIGIRTKIITDLVTKLAMERERLHLQISMLTKKNKILAHKCKGSVKDGTKLYKNTTGKDVELQFNKLAEGIAPDFSSSKNEVEKRADSINEEETKTDAPEEGDSSGDGTLEATRTIKPSLLNWKYVAMAFVAVLAAVLVYLLVEEDVKGRMAL